A region from the Aeromicrobium choanae genome encodes:
- a CDS encoding glutathione S-transferase C-terminal domain-containing protein gives MPDDAHATTGSYVKAGAAFDRDMNYIPDRITRTGGAPLDDRAGTGKPSVEDAPTWPVEPGRYRLVAAKACPWATRALIVRDLLGLQDVISAGLPGPTHDSRSWTFDLDPGGVDPVLGFERLQQAYFARYPDYPRGITVPAIVEIASGQVVTNDFPWITHDLFFEWRDHHSPNAPDLWPADVRDEMEDVMQRVFTEVNNGVYRCGFAGSQDAYEAAYDRLWATMDWLEDRLKDRRYLMGETITEADVRLFTTLARFDAVYHGHFKCNRNQLTEMPNLWRYARDLYAQPAFGGNTDFDQIKQHYYMVQTDINPTQIVPKGPDTSIWG, from the coding sequence ATGCCCGACGACGCGCACGCCACGACCGGTTCGTACGTCAAGGCCGGAGCCGCCTTCGACCGCGACATGAACTACATCCCCGACCGCATCACGCGCACCGGTGGAGCCCCGCTGGACGACCGCGCCGGAACGGGCAAGCCGTCCGTGGAGGACGCGCCCACGTGGCCCGTCGAGCCGGGCCGCTACCGTCTCGTCGCGGCCAAGGCCTGCCCGTGGGCGACGCGCGCGCTGATCGTGCGCGACCTGCTCGGACTGCAGGACGTCATCAGTGCCGGGCTGCCGGGGCCCACCCACGACTCCCGCAGCTGGACCTTCGATCTCGACCCCGGGGGCGTCGACCCGGTCCTGGGCTTCGAGCGCCTCCAGCAGGCCTACTTCGCCCGGTACCCCGACTACCCGCGCGGCATCACGGTGCCCGCGATCGTCGAGATCGCCTCGGGCCAGGTCGTCACGAACGACTTCCCGTGGATCACCCACGACCTGTTCTTCGAATGGCGCGACCACCACTCCCCCAACGCGCCCGACCTGTGGCCCGCCGACGTGCGCGACGAGATGGAGGACGTCATGCAGCGGGTGTTCACCGAGGTGAACAACGGCGTCTACCGCTGCGGCTTCGCCGGATCGCAGGACGCGTACGAGGCGGCCTACGACCGGCTGTGGGCGACGATGGACTGGCTGGAGGATCGCCTGAAGGACCGCCGCTACCTCATGGGCGAGACGATCACCGAGGCCGACGTCCGCCTGTTCACGACGCTGGCGCGGTTCGACGCGGTCTACCACGGTCACTTCAAGTGCAACCGCAACCAGCTGACGGAGATGCCGAACCTGTGGCGGTACGCGCGCGACCTCTACGCGCAGCCCGCGTTCGGCGGCAACACCGACTTCGACCAGATCAAGCAGCACTACTACATGGTGCAGACCGACATCAACCCCACGCAGATCGTGCCGAAGGGGCCCGACACCTCGATCTGGGGCTGA
- a CDS encoding transglutaminase family protein has product MKRERMEELTDTLVVLAATVILLGGFAPLFEGVRWVIVVLSLLVPVAAVTATVRMWAPTWATPAGALAAVVGLVWTFAPGTTVLGVPTPSSLAALSDLLGEARTVIVEEVAPIVPPDPVVMLVAVSYLVIFVLSDAVARQVWRVPLLGLLWTTMLVVPSVIAMEMPPWWIFAGTAIAWLWLWWSESPHMGAIPSGAAALTGAGALAVALAVPVMGPDIEPTSSDFGVAESQVFGTGINPMIELGRNLRQSQARRVLSYSTEGTAGQYLKVATLRQFNGRTWSPSPVQSDLDVEGVDDIDEDVETQERTTSIRIESLQSSFLPVPYPATRIRGLEGDWQWLRDGSTVRGQNRTTTEDQTYTVTSLDRLPTADQIREAGYAGRSLDSYRSLPQEVPEIVTRLARQQAAGAGNDYDRMVALQDWLRTDFSYSVEAPVKDGYDGNGLDVMGEFLRQQTGYCVHFASTLAVMGRVLDVPTRVAVGYAPGDSLLGRTVDGATFGVDSDDLHAWTEVYFRDIGWIAFDATPGIGEPTEFAEEIDPSGGSGEDSEVPEQESREDRELNAEDDETAAQAQASSGTPWRPALLAIATVAVLGAVPGVVRQFRRRRRWSAGQASSEPLWSEVSDTARDLGIGLDPTETPRGFAGRLETYGAGGTDLVDLVDQVERDRYAVSGPGTPRVDEAQRVVDSLRAASTRRARWWARLAPRSLLK; this is encoded by the coding sequence ATGAAGCGCGAGCGCATGGAGGAGCTGACCGACACGCTCGTCGTGCTGGCCGCCACGGTGATCCTGCTCGGCGGCTTCGCGCCGCTGTTCGAGGGTGTCCGGTGGGTCATCGTGGTGCTGTCGCTGCTCGTGCCCGTCGCGGCGGTGACCGCGACGGTCCGGATGTGGGCGCCGACCTGGGCGACCCCGGCCGGCGCGCTCGCCGCGGTGGTCGGCCTCGTCTGGACGTTCGCGCCCGGCACCACGGTCCTCGGCGTGCCGACCCCGTCCTCGCTCGCTGCGCTGTCCGACCTCCTCGGCGAGGCCCGCACCGTCATCGTGGAGGAGGTCGCGCCCATCGTGCCGCCCGATCCGGTGGTCATGCTCGTCGCGGTGTCCTACCTGGTGATCTTCGTGCTGTCCGACGCCGTGGCCCGGCAGGTGTGGAGGGTCCCGCTGCTCGGCCTGCTCTGGACCACGATGCTCGTGGTGCCGAGTGTCATCGCGATGGAGATGCCGCCGTGGTGGATCTTCGCGGGCACGGCGATCGCCTGGCTGTGGCTGTGGTGGTCGGAGTCCCCGCACATGGGCGCCATCCCAAGTGGTGCCGCCGCGCTCACGGGCGCCGGCGCGCTGGCGGTGGCGCTCGCCGTGCCGGTGATGGGTCCGGACATCGAGCCCACGTCGAGCGACTTCGGGGTCGCCGAGAGCCAGGTGTTCGGCACGGGCATCAACCCGATGATCGAGCTGGGCCGCAACCTGCGCCAGTCCCAGGCGCGGCGGGTCCTCTCGTACTCGACCGAGGGCACGGCGGGGCAGTACCTGAAGGTCGCCACGCTGCGACAGTTCAACGGACGCACCTGGAGCCCGAGCCCCGTGCAGAGCGACCTCGACGTGGAGGGTGTCGACGACATCGACGAGGACGTCGAGACGCAGGAGCGGACGACGAGCATCCGCATCGAGAGCCTGCAGTCGAGCTTCCTTCCGGTGCCGTACCCGGCCACCCGGATTCGCGGACTCGAGGGCGACTGGCAGTGGCTCCGCGACGGCAGCACCGTGCGCGGCCAGAACCGCACGACCACCGAGGACCAGACCTACACCGTCACTAGCCTCGACAGGCTGCCCACGGCCGACCAGATCCGTGAGGCCGGCTACGCGGGGCGCTCCCTCGACTCCTACCGCTCGCTCCCGCAGGAGGTGCCCGAGATCGTGACGCGTCTGGCGCGCCAGCAGGCCGCGGGCGCCGGCAACGACTACGACCGCATGGTCGCGCTGCAGGACTGGCTCCGGACCGACTTCTCGTACTCCGTCGAGGCTCCGGTGAAGGACGGCTACGACGGCAACGGGCTCGACGTCATGGGGGAGTTCCTGCGCCAGCAGACGGGCTACTGCGTGCACTTCGCGTCCACGCTGGCAGTCATGGGGCGCGTCCTCGACGTGCCCACGCGCGTCGCCGTCGGCTACGCACCCGGCGACAGCCTGCTCGGCCGCACCGTGGACGGCGCCACGTTCGGCGTCGACTCCGACGACCTCCACGCCTGGACCGAGGTCTACTTCCGCGACATCGGCTGGATCGCGTTCGACGCCACCCCCGGCATCGGCGAGCCCACCGAGTTCGCCGAGGAGATCGACCCGTCGGGTGGTTCGGGCGAGGACTCCGAGGTGCCCGAGCAGGAGTCGCGGGAGGACCGCGAGCTGAACGCCGAGGATGACGAGACCGCGGCCCAGGCGCAGGCGAGCAGCGGCACACCGTGGCGACCCGCGCTGCTCGCGATCGCCACCGTGGCGGTGCTCGGCGCCGTGCCCGGCGTGGTCCGCCAGTTCCGTCGCCGGCGCCGCTGGAGTGCCGGGCAGGCGTCGAGCGAGCCGCTGTGGAGCGAGGTCTCCGACACCGCGCGCGACCTCGGCATCGGACTGGATCCCACCGAGACGCCGCGCGGGTTCGCCGGGCGGCTCGAGACCTACGGAGCGGGCGGCACCGACCTCGTCGACCTCGTGGACCAGGTGGAGCGTGACCGGTACGCCGTCAGCGGGCCCGGGACCCCGCGCGTCGACGAGGCGCAGCGGGTGGTCGACTCGCTCCGGGCGGCCAGCACCCGGCGCGCCCGGTGGTGGGCGCGGCTCGCGCCGCGCTCGCTGCTCAAGTGA
- a CDS encoding DUF58 domain-containing protein, whose product MSLLLAAIAGIPALLYVTGLCAGLVAVAVVLALLARPRLDLTRTVMPAIVEPDEVVEVEIRVGVRSGVPVVAGHWRDRLPSTVLGEATGTVPVTDGPYATVGYEVRGRRRGSHELGPFSVVVGDAFGLVQRSLSTGDRDRFIVLPRRSPLDVRVGPAGATDGATRLHPTSGLGQDDVIARPYLPGDALKRWHWKATAHHGEPMVRQEESELRPSVLVVLDADPRVHDQAGFEWSVSAAASVVAHYGTRGFDVDLATGTQSVSLESGHGLQDALVVLALAEPDSTPLVIPARERTTFVLTGSLDTTTAARLLDAVPSRDTIAFVARGTTEGGRDILAAAGWHVVARDAGDGLEQAWLAATGVTSS is encoded by the coding sequence GTGAGCCTTCTCCTGGCCGCCATCGCCGGCATCCCCGCTCTCCTCTACGTCACCGGGCTGTGTGCCGGGCTCGTGGCCGTGGCCGTCGTCCTGGCGCTCCTGGCGCGACCCCGACTCGACCTCACGCGCACCGTGATGCCGGCGATCGTGGAGCCCGACGAGGTCGTCGAGGTCGAGATCCGGGTCGGCGTGCGCTCCGGCGTCCCGGTGGTGGCGGGGCACTGGCGCGACCGGCTCCCCAGCACCGTGCTGGGCGAGGCCACGGGCACGGTGCCGGTCACCGACGGCCCGTACGCCACCGTCGGGTACGAGGTGCGTGGCCGCCGTCGCGGCAGCCACGAGCTCGGTCCCTTCTCCGTCGTCGTGGGCGACGCGTTCGGCCTCGTGCAGCGCTCGCTGAGCACCGGCGACCGCGACCGCTTCATCGTCCTGCCGCGCCGCAGCCCGCTCGACGTCCGCGTCGGTCCGGCGGGAGCCACCGACGGGGCCACGCGGCTGCACCCGACCTCCGGCCTGGGCCAGGACGACGTGATCGCGCGCCCCTACCTGCCCGGCGACGCCTTGAAGCGGTGGCACTGGAAGGCGACGGCGCACCACGGTGAGCCGATGGTCCGGCAGGAGGAGTCCGAGCTGCGCCCCAGCGTCCTCGTCGTCCTCGACGCCGACCCGCGCGTGCACGACCAGGCGGGCTTCGAGTGGAGCGTCTCGGCCGCCGCCTCGGTCGTCGCGCACTACGGCACGCGCGGGTTCGACGTCGACCTCGCGACCGGCACGCAGTCCGTCTCGCTGGAGTCCGGGCACGGCCTGCAGGACGCCCTCGTCGTGCTGGCGCTGGCCGAGCCCGACTCGACGCCCCTCGTCATCCCAGCCCGCGAGCGGACCACGTTCGTGCTGACCGGATCACTCGACACCACCACGGCGGCCCGGCTCCTCGACGCCGTGCCGTCGCGCGACACGATCGCCTTCGTCGCGCGCGGGACCACCGAGGGTGGACGCGACATCCTGGCGGCGGCCGGGTGGCACGTCGTCGCGCGCGACGCCGGCGACGGGCTCGAGCAGGCCTGGCTGGCCGCGACCGGGGTGACATCGTCATGA
- a CDS encoding AAA family ATPase: protein MDFAAAAQSVLDNVAKVIDGKEHAIETALVVMLAEGHLLIEDVPGVGKTALARALARSVDGSVRRIQFTPDLLPSDVTGVSVFNQARSEFEFKPGAVFANIVLGDEINRASPKTQSALLEAMEERQVSVDGTTYPLPAPFMVVATQNPFEMEGTYILPEAQRDRFMARIALGYPDVDAELAMLRDRDVRDPAALLEPVILVDDLQQMVTHARGIHVAESVERYVVALARATRESGDLRLGASPRATLQLVRAAKALAAVRDREFVLPDDVVELAPVVLSHRLVPLRGGGSSDEIVADVLRRVPV from the coding sequence ATGGACTTCGCTGCGGCTGCTCAGTCCGTGCTCGACAACGTCGCCAAGGTGATCGACGGCAAGGAGCACGCGATCGAGACCGCCCTCGTGGTGATGCTCGCGGAGGGTCACCTGCTGATCGAGGACGTCCCCGGCGTCGGCAAGACGGCGCTCGCCCGGGCGTTGGCGAGGTCGGTCGACGGGTCGGTGCGCCGCATCCAGTTCACACCCGACCTGCTGCCGTCCGACGTCACCGGCGTCTCGGTGTTCAACCAGGCCAGGTCCGAGTTCGAGTTCAAGCCCGGAGCGGTGTTCGCGAACATCGTGCTCGGCGACGAGATCAACCGCGCCTCGCCGAAGACCCAGTCCGCGCTGCTCGAGGCGATGGAGGAGCGGCAGGTCTCGGTCGACGGAACCACGTACCCGCTGCCGGCGCCGTTCATGGTGGTGGCCACCCAGAACCCCTTCGAGATGGAGGGGACGTACATCCTCCCCGAGGCGCAGCGCGACCGGTTCATGGCGCGCATCGCGCTGGGCTACCCCGACGTCGACGCCGAGCTGGCGATGCTGCGCGACCGCGACGTCAGGGATCCCGCCGCGCTGCTCGAGCCGGTGATCCTGGTGGATGACCTGCAGCAGATGGTCACGCACGCGCGCGGCATCCACGTGGCCGAGTCGGTCGAGCGCTACGTCGTCGCTCTGGCCCGCGCCACGCGCGAGTCGGGCGACCTGCGGCTCGGCGCCAGCCCGCGCGCCACGCTCCAGCTGGTCCGGGCGGCCAAGGCGCTCGCGGCGGTCCGCGACCGCGAGTTCGTCCTGCCCGACGACGTCGTCGAGCTCGCCCCGGTGGTGCTCAGCCACCGCCTCGTCCCCCTCCGCGGCGGTGGGAGCTCGGACGAGATCGTGGCCGACGTCCTGCGCCGGGTCCCGGTCTGA
- a CDS encoding flavodoxin family protein, whose protein sequence is MPRLLVVQHCPTPRLAQLGDAVLAGARDDAIEGVEVVVRAALDATVDDVLSADGYLLGTSANLGYISGALKHFFDTVYNDVREPTAKRPFSYWIRGGYDTIGAERAMESITTGLQWSLAAPPLVFTGDVEPHLEEATELGGTLAALLM, encoded by the coding sequence ATGCCCCGCCTCCTCGTCGTCCAGCACTGCCCCACCCCTCGCCTGGCCCAGCTGGGCGACGCCGTGCTCGCCGGCGCGCGCGACGACGCGATCGAAGGGGTCGAGGTCGTCGTGCGAGCCGCCCTGGATGCCACGGTGGACGACGTGCTCTCCGCGGACGGCTACCTCCTCGGCACCTCGGCGAACCTGGGCTACATCTCGGGCGCGCTCAAGCACTTCTTCGACACCGTCTACAACGACGTGCGCGAGCCCACCGCGAAGCGGCCGTTCTCGTACTGGATCCGCGGCGGCTACGACACGATCGGCGCCGAGCGCGCGATGGAGTCGATCACCACGGGCCTGCAATGGTCGCTCGCCGCGCCGCCGCTGGTCTTCACCGGCGACGTCGAGCCGCACCTGGAGGAGGCCACCGAGCTCGGCGGCACGCTCGCGGCCCTGCTCATGTGA
- a CDS encoding PHP domain-containing protein: MDPVEALRETAFWLERERASTYRVEAFRKAAGALGDLTAEDIAERAGSGALARMKGLGPRTTTVVEQALAGEVPAYLSDLRERNTEPLAEGGAELRALLRGDLHSHTDWSDGGSPIDEMARAAAWRGREYQAITDHSPRLTVANGLSRERLEVQLEVIADVNAGDPGVTLLTGIEVDILDDGGLDQDDDLLGRLDVVVASVHSKLRMDSSAMTRRMVAAVSNPHTDVLGHCTGRLVEGSRGTRKQSQFDAEQVFRACADHGVAVEINSRTERQDPPDELIDLANELGCLFSIDTDAHAPGQLDFLDHGAERAAARGLDPDRIVTTWPLDRLRDWLSR; the protein is encoded by the coding sequence GTGGACCCCGTCGAGGCGCTGCGCGAGACCGCGTTCTGGTTGGAGCGCGAGCGCGCGTCCACCTACCGGGTCGAGGCGTTCAGGAAGGCCGCTGGCGCGCTGGGCGACCTGACCGCCGAGGACATCGCGGAACGAGCCGGCTCCGGCGCGCTCGCGCGGATGAAGGGTCTCGGCCCGCGCACCACCACCGTCGTGGAGCAGGCGCTGGCCGGCGAGGTCCCCGCGTACCTGTCCGACCTCCGGGAGCGCAACACCGAGCCCCTGGCCGAGGGCGGTGCCGAGCTGCGGGCATTGCTGCGTGGCGACCTGCACAGCCACACCGACTGGTCCGACGGCGGCAGCCCGATCGACGAGATGGCCCGGGCCGCCGCCTGGCGGGGGCGGGAGTACCAGGCGATCACCGACCACTCGCCGCGTCTCACGGTGGCGAACGGGCTGAGTCGCGAGCGGTTGGAGGTGCAGCTCGAGGTCATCGCGGACGTGAACGCGGGCGACCCCGGCGTCACCCTGCTGACCGGCATCGAGGTCGACATCCTCGACGACGGCGGGCTCGACCAGGACGACGACCTGCTCGGACGGCTCGACGTGGTGGTGGCCAGCGTGCACTCGAAGCTGCGGATGGATTCCAGCGCGATGACCCGCCGGATGGTGGCGGCCGTCTCGAATCCGCACACCGACGTCCTGGGGCACTGCACCGGCCGCCTCGTCGAGGGCTCGCGCGGCACCCGCAAGCAGTCGCAGTTCGACGCCGAGCAGGTCTTCCGCGCGTGCGCCGACCACGGCGTCGCCGTCGAGATCAACTCGCGCACCGAGCGGCAGGACCCGCCGGACGAGCTGATCGACCTGGCCAACGAGCTCGGCTGCCTGTTCTCGATCGACACCGACGCGCACGCCCCGGGCCAGCTGGACTTCCTCGACCACGGCGCCGAGCGCGCGGCGGCCCGCGGACTCGACCCCGACCGCATCGTCACGACCTGGCCGCTCGACCGCCTGCGCGACTGGCTGAGCCGCTGA
- a CDS encoding LysE/ArgO family amino acid transporter — translation MVSPFLTGMVTGLSLIVVIGAQNAFVLRQGIRRAHVAVVVAICAVSDLVLILAGVAGIGAIVDRAGWVIDVVTWLGVAFLVWYGIGSIRRAFRPEQLEAAGRAAGTVRTIALQALALTWLNPHVYLDTVVLLGSIAQTHGPVGRWWFGAGASVGSVAWFSALGFGATRLAPLLARPRAWQVLDLLIGLVMFVIAASLVW, via the coding sequence GTGGTGAGCCCCTTCCTGACCGGCATGGTGACCGGACTGTCCCTCATCGTCGTGATCGGCGCGCAGAACGCGTTCGTCCTGCGCCAGGGGATCCGGCGTGCCCACGTGGCCGTCGTGGTCGCGATCTGCGCGGTGTCCGACCTCGTGCTGATCCTGGCGGGCGTCGCCGGCATCGGCGCGATCGTCGACCGTGCGGGCTGGGTGATCGATGTCGTCACGTGGCTCGGCGTCGCCTTCCTGGTCTGGTACGGGATCGGGTCGATCCGGCGCGCGTTCCGGCCCGAGCAGCTCGAGGCCGCGGGCCGGGCGGCCGGCACGGTGCGCACCATCGCGTTGCAGGCCCTGGCGCTGACGTGGCTCAACCCGCACGTCTACCTCGACACCGTGGTGCTGCTCGGCTCGATCGCCCAGACGCATGGTCCCGTGGGTCGCTGGTGGTTCGGGGCGGGTGCCTCGGTGGGCAGCGTCGCGTGGTTCTCCGCGCTGGGCTTCGGGGCCACGAGGCTGGCGCCGTTGCTGGCCCGGCCGCGCGCATGGCAGGTGCTCGACCTGCTGATCGGCCTGGTCATGTTCGTGATCGCCGCGTCCCTGGTCTGGTGA
- a CDS encoding LysR family transcriptional regulator ArgP — MFLHAVKECLTRVVELSPARLAALVAIADTGSFEAAAARLHVTPSAISQRIRALESTVGRVLVGRGTPCVPTDAGADLVRLGRQLELVFAEAWNEGPTDLALAVNADSLATWFRPVLAEVATWEGVALRLRVEDEGHSHDLLRRGEVVAAVTSDPSPVQGCSVTPLGTMRYLPVAHPRLLGPGGRPDWSAMPMVVFNAKDRLQHEELRRHTDADPAVVHEVPSSDDFRAAVEAGLGWGLLPESQARAALDDARLVRLGRSVTRVALYWQRWKLNSDLLDRMSESVLAHAPRTT, encoded by the coding sequence ATGTTTCTGCATGCGGTGAAGGAGTGCTTAACTCGGGTGGTGGAGCTCTCCCCCGCTCGGCTCGCCGCCCTGGTCGCGATCGCCGACACCGGCTCGTTCGAGGCCGCCGCCGCCCGCCTCCACGTGACGCCGAGCGCGATCAGCCAGCGGATCCGCGCCCTCGAGAGCACCGTCGGACGCGTGCTCGTCGGCCGCGGGACGCCCTGCGTGCCCACGGACGCCGGCGCCGACCTGGTCCGCCTCGGGCGCCAGCTCGAGCTGGTCTTCGCCGAGGCGTGGAACGAGGGCCCGACCGACCTCGCGCTGGCCGTCAACGCCGACTCGCTCGCCACGTGGTTCCGGCCCGTGCTCGCCGAGGTGGCCACGTGGGAGGGGGTCGCGTTGCGCCTGCGGGTGGAGGACGAGGGCCACAGCCACGACCTGCTGCGCCGCGGCGAGGTGGTGGCCGCGGTGACCAGCGACCCGTCGCCGGTCCAGGGCTGCTCGGTGACGCCCCTCGGGACGATGCGGTACCTCCCGGTCGCGCATCCGCGCCTGCTCGGGCCCGGCGGGCGTCCCGACTGGTCGGCCATGCCGATGGTGGTCTTCAACGCGAAGGACCGCCTCCAGCACGAGGAGCTGCGCCGCCACACCGACGCCGATCCGGCCGTCGTCCACGAGGTCCCCTCGTCGGACGACTTCCGTGCGGCCGTCGAGGCCGGGCTCGGCTGGGGGCTGCTGCCCGAGTCGCAGGCGCGAGCCGCGCTCGACGACGCCCGGCTCGTCCGGCTCGGGCGTTCGGTGACCCGCGTGGCGCTCTACTGGCAGCGCTGGAAGCTGAACTCCGACCTGCTCGACCGGATGAGCGAGAGCGTGCTCGCCCATGCTCCCAGGACGACCTGA
- the era gene encoding GTPase Era, translating into MSTPEGFRSGFACFVGRPNAGKSTLTNALVGGKVAITSSRPQTTRHVIRGLVHRDDAQLVLVDTPGLHKPRTLLGQRLNDLVRTTWAEVDTVGMCLPANEKIGPGDRYLIKEIAALRRKPVFAIATKTDLVTPARLAEHLMDIAAAGEEAGLTWREVVPVSAVAGEQVDLLASLLIDTLPAGPPLYPEGQLTDEPEETLIAEIIREAALEGVHDELPHSLAVVVEEVVPREDRPAEKPLLDVRANVYVERDSQKGIIIGKKGSRLKQIGIDSRGQIERLLGTPVHLDLHVKVAKDWQRDPRQLRKLGF; encoded by the coding sequence ATGAGCACCCCCGAGGGCTTCCGCTCGGGCTTCGCCTGCTTCGTCGGCCGTCCCAACGCCGGCAAGTCCACGCTGACCAACGCGCTCGTGGGCGGCAAGGTCGCGATCACCTCCTCGCGCCCGCAGACCACCCGCCACGTCATCCGTGGGCTCGTCCACCGCGACGACGCCCAGCTCGTCCTCGTCGACACACCGGGCCTGCACAAGCCGCGCACGCTGCTGGGCCAGCGCCTCAACGACCTGGTCCGCACCACGTGGGCCGAGGTCGACACGGTCGGCATGTGCCTGCCGGCGAACGAGAAGATCGGCCCGGGCGACCGGTACCTCATCAAGGAGATCGCCGCGCTGCGCCGCAAGCCGGTCTTCGCGATCGCGACCAAGACCGACCTCGTGACCCCGGCCCGCCTGGCAGAGCACCTCATGGACATCGCCGCCGCCGGTGAGGAGGCCGGGCTGACGTGGCGCGAGGTCGTGCCCGTCTCGGCCGTGGCGGGCGAGCAGGTCGACCTGCTCGCCTCGCTGCTGATCGACACGCTGCCGGCCGGACCGCCGCTGTACCCCGAGGGTCAGCTCACCGACGAGCCCGAGGAGACGCTGATCGCGGAGATCATCCGCGAGGCCGCGCTGGAGGGCGTGCACGACGAGCTGCCCCACTCGCTGGCCGTCGTGGTCGAGGAGGTCGTGCCCCGCGAGGACCGCCCCGCCGAGAAGCCGCTGCTCGACGTGCGCGCCAACGTCTACGTGGAGCGCGACAGCCAGAAGGGCATCATCATCGGCAAGAAGGGCTCGCGGCTCAAGCAGATCGGCATCGACTCGCGCGGCCAGATCGAGCGTCTGCTGGGCACGCCCGTGCACCTGGACCTGCACGTGAAGGTCGCCAAGGACTGGCAGCGCGACCCGCGTCAACTGCGCAAGCTCGGCTTCTGA
- a CDS encoding cytidine/deoxycytidylate deaminase family protein — MDLTPEDAKLVTLARTSRARLGVAQGAAVRDLDGRTYTSATVHLDTLRVSALDLAVAMAVSSGAKGLEAAALVTEGDVPVGLDSVIEFGGAGVTVVVADPAGAVDTVLST, encoded by the coding sequence ATGGACCTGACCCCCGAGGACGCCAAGCTCGTGACGCTCGCCCGGACCTCTCGTGCCCGTCTCGGCGTGGCGCAGGGGGCTGCCGTGCGCGACCTCGACGGGCGCACGTACACGTCGGCCACGGTCCACCTCGACACGCTGCGCGTCTCGGCCCTCGACCTCGCCGTCGCGATGGCTGTCTCGTCCGGTGCCAAGGGCCTCGAAGCGGCCGCGCTGGTCACCGAGGGCGACGTCCCGGTCGGCCTGGACTCGGTGATCGAGTTCGGCGGCGCGGGCGTCACCGTGGTGGTCGCCGACCCGGCCGGTGCCGTCGACACGGTGCTGTCCACATGA
- a CDS encoding hemolysin family protein, with the protein MSGPAILLAVFLVVLAGVLVAVEAAISTFSKARADELTEAGVGGAKRLVRILEDPAPYLNSVLLLRIVAETTGIVLVAAIVADEVAGYWQNVLIAAGVMSVVSFVVIGVGPRTLGRQHSESIAVASAGPVIWLTVLLGPVPRLLIFLGNALTPGRGFAEGPFASEVEVRELVDLAAASSVIESDESKMIQSVFELGDTIAREVMVPRPDLVYIERHKTLRQAMSLGLRSGYSRIPVIGENLDDVIGMAYLKDITKRVFDNHAAETTEKVESICRPCVYVPDTKHADDLLREMQAQRTHVAIVIDEFGGTAGMVTIEDILEEIVGEITDEYDDEPDEREQLSDGAWRVSARFDVDDLEELFGIPVEDEDVDSVGGLMAKHLGTVPIPGSVVEVDGLRLEAQAPQGRRNRIGRVVVSRVEPLDVTADA; encoded by the coding sequence ATGAGTGGCCCAGCCATACTCCTGGCGGTCTTCCTGGTCGTGCTGGCGGGTGTGCTCGTCGCCGTGGAGGCCGCCATCTCCACCTTCTCCAAGGCGCGCGCCGACGAGCTGACCGAGGCCGGCGTCGGCGGCGCCAAGCGGCTCGTCCGGATCCTCGAGGATCCCGCGCCCTACCTGAACTCCGTCCTGCTGCTGCGCATCGTCGCCGAGACCACCGGCATCGTGCTCGTCGCGGCGATCGTGGCCGACGAGGTCGCCGGCTACTGGCAGAACGTGCTGATCGCGGCCGGCGTCATGTCGGTCGTGTCGTTCGTCGTGATCGGCGTCGGCCCGCGCACCCTGGGCCGCCAGCACTCCGAGAGCATCGCGGTCGCGTCGGCCGGGCCCGTGATCTGGCTGACCGTGCTGCTCGGTCCCGTGCCGCGACTGCTGATCTTCCTGGGCAACGCCCTGACCCCGGGCCGCGGCTTCGCCGAGGGACCGTTCGCCTCCGAGGTCGAGGTGCGCGAGCTCGTCGACCTCGCCGCCGCCAGCTCGGTGATCGAGTCCGACGAGTCGAAGATGATCCAGTCGGTGTTCGAGCTCGGAGACACGATCGCGCGCGAGGTCATGGTGCCGCGCCCCGACCTGGTCTACATCGAGCGGCACAAGACGCTGCGCCAGGCGATGTCGCTGGGCCTGCGCAGCGGCTACTCGCGCATCCCGGTGATCGGCGAGAACCTGGACGACGTCATCGGCATGGCGTACCTGAAGGACATCACGAAGCGCGTCTTCGACAACCACGCGGCCGAGACCACCGAGAAGGTCGAGTCGATCTGCCGCCCGTGCGTCTACGTGCCCGACACGAAGCACGCCGACGACCTGCTGCGCGAGATGCAGGCGCAGCGCACGCACGTGGCGATCGTCATCGACGAGTTCGGCGGCACCGCCGGCATGGTGACGATCGAGGACATCCTCGAGGAGATCGTCGGCGAGATCACCGACGAGTACGACGACGAGCCCGACGAGCGCGAACAGCTCTCCGACGGCGCCTGGCGGGTCAGCGCACGCTTCGACGTCGACGACCTCGAGGAGCTCTTCGGCATTCCCGTGGAGGACGAGGACGTCGACTCCGTGGGCGGCCTCATGGCAAAGCACCTCGGCACGGTGCCGATCCCGGGTTCGGTCGTCGAGGTCGACGGCCTGCGCCTCGAGGCCCAGGCCCCGCAGGGCCGCCGCAACCGCATCGGCCGCGTCGTCGTCTCGCGCGTCGAGCCGCTGGACGTCACGGCCGACGCCTGA